The Neorhodopirellula lusitana genome contains a region encoding:
- a CDS encoding DNA cytosine methyltransferase gives MPTTPFKFIDLFSGAGGIAQGFAEAGLKPVLAVEREPDFAATYAENFGKHILTGDIRELISAGALECKADVVAGGPPCQGFSNLTGNKKCDPRRGMWSSFMDVVESSECKVFMLENVPNVLKSAEGEAILSRAEDLGFHVRESASILLASDYGVPQNRRRTIIIGSRLGPVQLPSPHPHKKSVRDAFKGISGKPLHDALPNSPASGSDLHIARNPTDLSKKRYRLIPKGGNRFDLQRKAPHLTPACWIRKTSGGTDLFGRLEWDGPARCTIRTEFYKPEKGRYLHPEEHRPITHWEAARLQTFPDTFRWHGTKIRIAIQIGNAVPPQFAKVLGQTIIGHLSAYRQRPVANPRYTAIQREIMAGLELVAV, from the coding sequence TTGCCAACTACGCCATTTAAATTTATCGACCTGTTTTCGGGGGCGGGGGGGATCGCACAGGGCTTTGCAGAGGCAGGCTTGAAACCGGTCTTGGCCGTTGAGCGAGAGCCAGATTTTGCTGCGACTTATGCAGAGAACTTCGGCAAACACATTCTAACTGGCGATATTCGTGAACTAATTTCAGCGGGTGCCCTGGAGTGCAAAGCGGATGTTGTCGCAGGTGGTCCACCGTGCCAAGGATTTTCGAATCTTACCGGAAACAAAAAATGCGACCCTAGACGCGGAATGTGGTCGTCGTTTATGGATGTGGTGGAAAGTTCAGAATGCAAAGTCTTCATGTTGGAGAACGTGCCCAATGTGTTGAAGTCGGCGGAAGGCGAAGCAATCTTGTCGCGGGCTGAGGACCTTGGCTTCCATGTGCGAGAGTCTGCCTCGATTCTGCTCGCAAGCGACTACGGAGTTCCACAAAATCGACGTCGGACAATCATTATCGGCTCACGTTTGGGGCCAGTGCAGCTACCAAGCCCCCACCCACATAAAAAGTCTGTGAGAGACGCCTTCAAGGGGATTTCTGGCAAACCACTTCATGATGCTTTGCCGAACTCTCCGGCATCAGGTAGCGATCTGCACATCGCGAGAAACCCCACAGACCTATCTAAGAAAAGGTATCGGCTAATTCCGAAAGGCGGCAATCGGTTTGACTTGCAGCGTAAAGCACCCCATTTGACTCCGGCTTGCTGGATACGAAAAACAAGTGGTGGAACAGATCTGTTTGGCCGATTGGAATGGGATGGTCCCGCAAGATGTACTATTCGGACAGAGTTCTACAAGCCCGAGAAAGGCAGATATCTTCATCCAGAAGAACACCGCCCAATTACACACTGGGAGGCGGCTCGACTTCAAACTTTTCCAGATACGTTTCGTTGGCATGGTACGAAGATCAGGATTGCAATTCAAATCGGGAACGCAGTCCCGCCACAGTTTGCAAAGGTACTCGGCCAGACCATTATTGGGCACCTCAGTGCCTATAGGCAGCGTCCCGTTGCCAATCCTAGATACACAGCGATTCAGCGTGAGATCATGGCAGGGCTCGAACTAGTAGCTGTCTAG
- a CDS encoding NaeI family type II restriction endonuclease codes for MDEHAAISSSGGARLRKNRNRFVALVDDPDAKMSNTKRPPATVADEPRSRDHQTVVNWFLAQERVRERFAWSLRDSLDELLDGGRTGRWCYQHLKKTEKTYLGTAIEVNFTKEFDIGDGGHLDWLIDGVDVDCKFSKDFGGWEIPMEMYLCSEHGEQSGSADHVAMLLWMSDDSREWAAGVAVIKDSMLKFNSDGRRQYNRDNKRKLSDEGLKEVHWLWGGLQRDLPENLLLELPVLTRDSILSHKSGQQRVNALFREVQQKIITRAVVSTVAQQDDPMKRARDARKPSQLGQYGFLIIGHQDADPHIATALKLPVPVKGEYVSCRIRKANSVDHPRVCLDGDWWTIAKGGDEIEPAPERKLFEKMTIDELNGC; via the coding sequence ATGGATGAGCATGCTGCCATCAGTTCGTCTGGTGGTGCCAGGCTACGAAAGAATCGCAATCGGTTCGTCGCTCTGGTTGATGATCCAGATGCAAAAATGTCCAATACCAAGCGGCCCCCCGCGACGGTTGCGGATGAACCACGATCCAGAGACCATCAAACCGTCGTAAATTGGTTCTTAGCTCAAGAGCGTGTGCGTGAACGATTTGCTTGGAGTCTTCGCGACTCTCTGGATGAACTTCTGGATGGAGGAAGGACGGGGCGATGGTGTTACCAGCATCTAAAGAAGACAGAGAAGACCTACTTAGGAACTGCAATCGAGGTCAACTTCACGAAGGAGTTTGATATCGGTGATGGTGGGCATCTCGACTGGCTGATTGATGGGGTGGATGTGGACTGCAAGTTCTCTAAGGATTTTGGAGGATGGGAAATACCTATGGAGATGTACCTTTGCAGTGAACACGGAGAACAGTCGGGATCTGCCGATCACGTGGCTATGTTGCTTTGGATGAGTGACGACAGCAGAGAATGGGCGGCTGGTGTTGCTGTAATCAAAGACAGCATGTTGAAGTTCAATTCCGATGGAAGGCGGCAGTACAACCGTGACAACAAGAGAAAACTCAGTGACGAGGGCTTGAAAGAAGTGCATTGGCTTTGGGGTGGGCTGCAACGAGATTTGCCTGAAAACCTCTTGCTCGAATTGCCTGTATTGACCCGCGATTCAATACTTAGTCATAAATCTGGGCAACAACGAGTTAACGCGTTGTTTCGCGAAGTGCAGCAAAAGATCATCACACGTGCCGTCGTCTCCACCGTCGCTCAACAAGACGACCCTATGAAGCGTGCAAGGGATGCGAGAAAGCCCAGTCAACTTGGGCAATACGGTTTCTTGATTATTGGACACCAGGACGCAGACCCTCACATAGCGACAGCTCTAAAACTTCCCGTTCCTGTAAAAGGTGAATACGTCTCTTGTCGAATTCGTAAGGCGAACTCAGTTGATCATCCTCGTGTCTGCCTGGATGGTGATTGGTGGACAATTGCAAAAGGCGGAGATGAAATCGAACCAGCACCTGAACGAAAGTTGTTTGAAAAAATGACAATTGATGAGCTCAATGGATGTTAG
- a CDS encoding carbon storage regulator: MLVLSRKEGEKLVIGDNIVLTVNRIAGNRVAIGIEAPREVSIKRGELKPQEKAIPKASSSAAASMLETEIAVASQLDR, translated from the coding sequence ATGCTTGTTTTAAGTCGCAAAGAAGGTGAAAAGTTGGTCATCGGTGATAACATCGTTTTGACGGTGAACCGAATCGCAGGAAATCGTGTTGCCATCGGCATTGAGGCACCTCGTGAGGTGTCGATCAAGCGTGGCGAGCTGAAGCCACAAGAGAAGGCCATTCCCAAGGCTTCGTCATCAGCTGCCGCGTCGATGTTGGAAACCGAAATCGCCGTTGCAAGCCAACTCGATCGCTAA
- the surE gene encoding 5'/3'-nucleotidase SurE: MHVLLTNDDGFDAPGLKALSKSIRYWASQSELGSVQLTVVAPDQGRSECGHSVIRSGELKISETAKDWYAVSGTPVDCARVALNCICPDVDFVVSGINAGANVGIDILMSGTVAAAREAAIHGKPALAISHYRHPDIPKSWDHTPHWLTSVFDRFLQSSVNHSLPPAERSLNPAPESVQSPSPLWNVNLPAIPPDGETVPPIRTCFVDPIPLKRTGEIQPADTPATDSPLQETPVRLTSDFHGRQRQEGSDVQLCFSGSITISELTVF, encoded by the coding sequence ATGCATGTCTTGCTCACCAACGACGATGGCTTCGACGCCCCCGGCTTGAAAGCTCTCTCCAAATCAATCCGTTACTGGGCAAGTCAAAGCGAGCTCGGCTCAGTCCAACTAACCGTTGTCGCCCCCGACCAAGGACGCAGCGAATGCGGGCACAGCGTCATCCGCTCCGGCGAGCTAAAGATCAGCGAGACCGCCAAGGACTGGTACGCCGTGTCCGGCACCCCAGTGGACTGCGCCCGCGTCGCACTGAACTGCATCTGCCCCGATGTCGACTTCGTTGTTTCCGGAATCAACGCAGGTGCGAACGTTGGAATCGACATTTTGATGAGTGGAACCGTGGCGGCAGCCCGCGAGGCAGCCATTCATGGGAAGCCAGCTTTGGCGATTTCTCATTATCGCCACCCCGACATTCCCAAAAGTTGGGATCACACGCCTCACTGGCTTACCAGCGTGTTCGACCGTTTTTTACAATCGTCGGTAAACCATTCACTCCCACCGGCCGAACGAAGCCTGAACCCGGCCCCCGAATCAGTACAATCACCATCCCCTCTCTGGAACGTCAACCTCCCCGCGATCCCACCTGATGGTGAGACAGTCCCACCAATCCGAACGTGCTTCGTGGATCCAATACCGCTAAAAAGGACTGGCGAAATCCAACCAGCCGACACGCCAGCCACTGATTCGCCACTGCAAGAAACGCCTGTTCGGCTAACCAGTGATTTCCATGGCCGACAACGCCAAGAAGGCAGTGATGTCCAGCTTTGCTTTTCGGGCAGCATCACGATCAGCGAATTAACCGTGTTCTAA
- a CDS encoding mechanosensitive ion channel family protein translates to MSPIADAASAPPPGIADATSQLIGNMTEGDFTGLTTYATTHLAPALLSAGIGLFVVFMGYLVAKYLMRVISQPVCRRVDETLGKFVGKMVFYLIMFGVVGAVLSKLGAPLGGLAAMLAAAGFAIGLAFQGTLSNFASGVLMLVFRPFKVGDVVTAASVTGKVNEIDLFTTTLDTPDNRRIIVPNSAISGGTIENITHHAHRRVEVCVGVDYTADLQTTRNSLQQAIDNLSEMMIPGEGRGSAVVLAGLGASSVDWKVRMWVAASNYWPANEMLLAEVKTQLDAAEIGIPYPQMDVHVKNEDGTSGLVGPPKVRPSRRASERLAS, encoded by the coding sequence ATGTCCCCCATTGCCGACGCGGCTTCAGCACCGCCCCCAGGTATCGCCGATGCGACCTCCCAACTGATCGGCAACATGACCGAGGGTGATTTCACCGGTCTAACCACCTACGCGACCACCCATCTCGCCCCAGCCTTGCTTTCTGCCGGCATCGGGCTGTTTGTGGTCTTCATGGGGTACTTGGTCGCCAAGTACCTGATGCGTGTCATCAGCCAACCGGTCTGCCGCCGAGTCGACGAAACACTGGGCAAGTTCGTTGGCAAGATGGTCTTCTATCTGATCATGTTCGGCGTCGTCGGTGCCGTTCTTAGCAAGCTAGGTGCTCCACTCGGTGGACTCGCCGCGATGCTTGCCGCTGCTGGTTTTGCCATCGGCCTGGCCTTCCAAGGCACACTCAGCAACTTCGCCTCGGGCGTCTTAATGCTGGTCTTTCGCCCGTTCAAAGTCGGCGACGTCGTTACCGCTGCTTCCGTAACCGGCAAGGTTAACGAAATTGACCTGTTCACAACCACTTTGGACACACCCGACAACCGCCGCATCATCGTTCCCAACAGTGCCATCTCAGGCGGGACGATCGAAAATATCACTCACCACGCTCATCGCCGCGTCGAAGTTTGTGTGGGCGTGGACTACACCGCCGACCTGCAAACAACACGAAATTCGTTGCAACAAGCGATCGACAATCTCAGCGAAATGATGATCCCCGGCGAAGGCCGCGGTAGCGCCGTGGTCCTGGCCGGCTTGGGTGCCAGCTCCGTTGACTGGAAAGTTCGCATGTGGGTCGCCGCATCCAACTACTGGCCAGCCAATGAAATGCTACTCGCCGAAGTCAAAACCCAACTCGACGCAGCCGAAATCGGAATCCCGTACCCACAGATGGACGTGCACGTCAAAAACGAAGACGGCACCTCGGGCCTAGTTGGCCCCCCCAAGGTACGCCCATCGCGACGTGCATCCGAACGTCTGGCAAGCTAG
- a CDS encoding ABC transporter permease subunit — protein MIAIRDIGIDRMMIRKFIGQSSLLFIFLAIALFAFGWVRVWVVKLLDMEKFQAILEQFREYERFAPVEFEALLSYSGRVGMTFDEPIVILCTVIWCISRGSDVVSGELGRGTLEMLLSQPISRTRYLLSHALVSVAGLALLCGILWAGVTIGIQTTTLTETIQPPSINIPFTSIRVPLDDSEPVQREFTMSERVDPLTYSASVFQLFCFGFFLLGLSTCFSSIDRYRWRTIGAVMTIYVLQLVMYGLGKAAEPLSWLQSYSFFNCYKPQRMTSLVRDGDLWSPWDWSTPIAPDAFPPLYYPLLLLALGMLAYTIAIIRFDRRDLPAPL, from the coding sequence ATGATTGCGATTCGCGACATTGGCATCGACCGCATGATGATCCGCAAGTTCATCGGACAGTCATCCCTGCTATTTATCTTTTTGGCGATTGCGCTATTTGCATTCGGGTGGGTCCGAGTATGGGTCGTCAAACTCTTGGACATGGAAAAATTCCAAGCCATCTTGGAACAGTTTCGCGAGTACGAAAGGTTCGCCCCGGTCGAGTTCGAAGCACTGCTGTCGTACTCCGGACGCGTCGGCATGACATTCGACGAGCCGATCGTGATCCTCTGCACGGTGATCTGGTGCATCTCTCGGGGCAGCGATGTCGTTAGCGGCGAACTGGGACGCGGCACACTCGAGATGCTTCTCAGCCAACCGATCAGCCGAACTCGGTACCTGCTTTCCCATGCACTGGTCAGTGTCGCCGGGCTGGCATTACTGTGCGGCATCCTGTGGGCCGGCGTCACGATCGGAATCCAAACGACCACGCTGACCGAAACGATCCAGCCACCCTCGATCAACATTCCGTTCACGTCGATCCGAGTGCCGTTGGATGACAGTGAACCGGTCCAGCGCGAATTCACGATGAGTGAGCGAGTTGATCCCCTAACTTACTCGGCGTCGGTATTCCAGTTGTTCTGCTTCGGCTTCTTTCTGCTCGGACTCAGCACTTGCTTCAGCTCGATTGATCGCTATCGCTGGCGGACAATCGGCGCCGTGATGACGATCTATGTACTCCAGCTCGTGATGTACGGCCTCGGCAAAGCTGCTGAACCCTTGTCCTGGCTTCAAAGCTATTCGTTTTTCAACTGCTACAAGCCCCAGCGGATGACGTCGCTAGTTCGCGACGGCGACCTGTGGTCCCCCTGGGACTGGTCAACGCCCATCGCTCCCGATGCCTTCCCGCCACTGTATTACCCACTGCTTTTACTGGCGTTGGGCATGCTGGCCTACACAATCGCCATCATCCGCTTCGATCGCCGCGACCTCCCAGCCCCCCTGTAA
- a CDS encoding ABC transporter ATP-binding protein: MDDRLPGQSSDYFIVQTDNLSKRYGSFEALTRCNIDVRRNEIFGLLGPNGAGKSTLIRLLLGYLRVTSGSCQVAGFDPVTDSVAVRRNVAYLPGDARLPRHMRGDGVLKFFSQMHPLGDLARSLDVAERLELDLSRRVAFMSTGMRQKLALAVVFGPRTPLLILDEPTANLDPTVRNEVLNLVLSQRNEGRTVMFSSHVLSEIEQTCDRVAFLRKGELVKRLTMQELFQRHRLTALLDQTSLATASEKPPEAPLGKVPDAIAESIEGIHVEGGHVQIDTAGDLGPALPWLASLPLHQVRIEPLGLHAVYQSVHLSPRAIKRASTRKADHTPSNTSATNNPMTTGETVAASDLNGGQS, encoded by the coding sequence GTGGATGATCGGCTTCCCGGACAGTCGAGCGATTACTTCATTGTACAAACGGATAACCTGTCAAAGCGATACGGTTCGTTCGAGGCACTGACACGCTGCAACATTGATGTTCGTCGAAACGAGATCTTCGGGCTGCTCGGGCCCAACGGCGCGGGCAAGTCGACACTCATTCGGCTCCTACTGGGATACCTCCGCGTCACCTCAGGTTCATGCCAAGTTGCTGGTTTTGATCCGGTAACCGATTCCGTCGCCGTGCGGCGCAACGTCGCATACCTGCCCGGCGACGCCCGCTTACCACGCCACATGCGGGGCGATGGCGTCTTAAAATTCTTCTCACAAATGCATCCCCTTGGCGATCTTGCTCGTTCGCTTGACGTGGCCGAGCGACTCGAACTGGATCTGTCACGACGGGTCGCGTTCATGTCAACTGGAATGAGGCAAAAGCTGGCATTGGCTGTTGTGTTTGGCCCGCGAACACCACTCCTGATCCTAGACGAACCGACCGCCAATCTGGATCCAACCGTCCGCAACGAAGTCCTCAACCTTGTCCTGAGTCAGCGTAATGAGGGACGAACGGTCATGTTCTCGTCTCACGTCTTGAGCGAAATCGAACAAACCTGCGACCGGGTCGCGTTCTTGCGAAAAGGCGAACTGGTGAAACGACTGACCATGCAAGAACTCTTCCAACGCCATCGACTGACAGCCCTTTTGGACCAGACCTCATTGGCCACCGCATCCGAAAAACCACCCGAGGCCCCGCTGGGAAAAGTTCCCGACGCCATCGCGGAATCAATCGAAGGGATTCATGTGGAAGGCGGTCACGTCCAAATCGATACCGCAGGCGACCTTGGCCCGGCCTTGCCATGGCTGGCCTCACTGCCGCTGCATCAAGTTCGAATTGAACCCTTGGGCCTGCATGCGGTTTACCAGTCTGTTCACCTGAGTCCGCGTGCGATCAAACGTGCATCAACCCGAAAAGCGGATCACACGCCAAGCAACACCTCGGCAACCAACAATCCGATGACAACCGGCGAAACCGTCGCAGCGTCCGATCTCAACGGAGGCCAGTCATGA
- the argJ gene encoding bifunctional glutamate N-acetyltransferase/amino-acid acetyltransferase ArgJ: MKPTPSDSEVSQSTSEILLPAGFRFAGATGGIKASGKPDVSLIVSDKPCVAAAVTTTNQVFAAPVTLCRERSPTAKCRAVITNSGNANACTGRQGDLDAIQMGSVVADRLECEAEDVFVMSTGVIGQPLPMAKVLVGIENAFGNLGDSAEHFIAANDAICTTDAYRKNVSIAFEAGGQSYRLAAMCKGAGMIAPNMATMLGVVVTDFPMSIEQAPQALRRITERSFNRVSVDGHMSTNDTVVLMTGGDEQSVVTDEVLDEFVAAASDACLELAKLLVADGEGAVRFFEVAVEGAMSDADALTIAQTVAASPLVKTAITGGDPNWGRIVSAAGYAGPKMDVANTSLTIEGVTVFENGQPVTIDAAKLSETMKSAVEVKLRLTVGTGSGASEYWSSDLTVDYVRFNSLYTT, from the coding sequence ATGAAGCCAACGCCTTCCGACTCCGAAGTGAGCCAGTCCACTAGCGAAATTCTCTTGCCAGCCGGCTTTCGGTTCGCTGGTGCCACCGGCGGCATTAAAGCCAGTGGCAAACCGGATGTGTCGCTGATCGTGTCCGACAAGCCCTGTGTGGCGGCGGCCGTGACGACAACGAACCAAGTTTTTGCCGCTCCAGTGACACTTTGTCGCGAGCGATCACCGACCGCGAAGTGCCGAGCGGTGATCACCAACAGCGGGAACGCGAACGCCTGCACCGGTCGGCAAGGTGACCTCGACGCGATCCAGATGGGAAGTGTCGTCGCGGACCGCTTGGAATGCGAAGCAGAAGACGTGTTCGTAATGAGCACCGGTGTGATCGGCCAGCCGCTGCCAATGGCGAAGGTGTTGGTGGGCATCGAAAACGCGTTCGGCAATTTGGGCGACTCGGCCGAGCATTTCATTGCAGCCAATGATGCGATCTGCACGACCGATGCCTATCGCAAGAACGTATCGATCGCTTTCGAGGCGGGCGGCCAGTCCTATCGATTGGCGGCGATGTGTAAAGGTGCCGGCATGATCGCCCCGAACATGGCGACGATGTTGGGCGTGGTCGTGACCGACTTTCCAATGTCGATTGAGCAGGCACCGCAGGCGTTGCGCCGAATCACGGAGCGATCGTTCAATCGCGTCAGTGTCGACGGCCACATGAGCACGAACGACACAGTCGTTTTGATGACCGGTGGTGACGAACAGTCCGTTGTCACCGACGAAGTGCTCGACGAGTTTGTGGCTGCGGCTTCGGATGCTTGTTTGGAGCTGGCAAAACTGTTGGTTGCCGATGGGGAGGGTGCTGTTCGCTTTTTTGAAGTCGCTGTGGAAGGTGCCATGTCGGATGCGGACGCCTTGACGATTGCCCAGACCGTGGCAGCGAGTCCGTTGGTTAAGACCGCCATCACGGGTGGCGATCCCAATTGGGGGCGAATCGTTTCCGCCGCTGGGTACGCTGGCCCTAAAATGGACGTGGCGAACACGAGCTTGACGATTGAAGGCGTGACCGTGTTCGAAAATGGGCAGCCGGTCACGATCGATGCCGCCAAACTCAGCGAGACGATGAAGTCGGCGGTGGAAGTTAAGTTGCGATTGACCGTTGGGACTGGCTCGGGGGCGTCGGAGTATTGGTCAAGCGACCTGACGGTGGATTATGTAAGATTCAATTCGCTGTACACGACTTAG
- a CDS encoding TIGR00266 family protein, whose translation MPIEVQCSCGRNLRVPDTAAGKRVKCPACSQIIGVPESDPYAGTAVEVAEEVYDDDDPFASFPSVPANPPSPSMGQPSAMGGASTQGAASQGPGSQERGTQVPGGAAQHPPTKRYRFAPNPNRRCHEVDFEIIGDDLQMVVIELDPGETVIAEAGAMLYMEDGIQFEAKMGDGSQPDTGMFGKVLSMGKRAISGESLFMTHFTHTGRGKSHVAFAAPYPGKIVPIDLATIPGNDLLCQKDAFLCAAMGTQVSIAFQKKLGTGLFGGEGFILQKLVGDGLACIHAGGTVIERRLNGETLRVDTGCLVAFEPHIEYNIERAGNLKSMFLGGEGLFLATLRGTGRVWLQSLPMRRLAERIVGTASGSGGSGGEGSILGSLGNLLDGD comes from the coding sequence ATGCCGATCGAAGTTCAGTGCTCTTGTGGTCGAAATCTTCGCGTGCCTGACACGGCCGCGGGGAAGCGAGTGAAGTGTCCGGCCTGTTCGCAAATTATCGGCGTGCCCGAGTCGGACCCGTATGCCGGGACGGCGGTGGAGGTCGCTGAAGAAGTCTACGACGATGACGATCCCTTTGCATCGTTTCCGTCTGTGCCCGCTAACCCGCCCAGCCCAAGCATGGGGCAACCCTCCGCGATGGGCGGTGCGTCGACTCAGGGAGCAGCTTCGCAGGGGCCGGGATCGCAGGAACGGGGGACGCAGGTACCGGGCGGTGCTGCGCAGCATCCGCCGACCAAGCGATATCGATTTGCGCCCAATCCCAATCGTCGCTGCCATGAGGTGGACTTCGAGATTATCGGTGACGACTTGCAGATGGTCGTCATTGAGCTTGATCCAGGTGAAACCGTCATCGCTGAAGCGGGGGCCATGCTCTACATGGAAGACGGTATCCAATTTGAAGCCAAAATGGGTGACGGTTCTCAGCCGGACACAGGCATGTTTGGCAAGGTGCTTTCGATGGGCAAGCGAGCGATCAGTGGCGAGTCGCTGTTCATGACTCACTTCACGCACACCGGTCGCGGGAAGAGCCACGTTGCGTTTGCGGCACCGTATCCGGGGAAGATCGTGCCCATTGATTTGGCGACGATCCCGGGGAACGATTTGTTGTGCCAGAAAGATGCGTTCCTGTGTGCGGCGATGGGCACCCAGGTTTCGATCGCGTTTCAGAAAAAACTCGGGACCGGCTTATTTGGCGGCGAAGGTTTCATTTTGCAAAAGCTGGTCGGCGATGGACTCGCTTGTATTCATGCCGGCGGCACCGTGATCGAGCGTCGGCTTAATGGTGAAACGCTGCGTGTGGACACAGGGTGTTTGGTCGCGTTTGAGCCGCACATTGAATACAACATCGAGCGAGCCGGGAACCTGAAAAGCATGTTCCTGGGTGGCGAAGGGTTGTTCTTGGCAACACTTCGTGGCACGGGACGTGTGTGGTTGCAAAGCCTGCCGATGCGGCGTCTGGCTGAGCGGATCGTTGGGACCGCTAGTGGGTCAGGCGGCAGCGGTGGGGAAGGTTCGATTCTGGGCTCGCTCGGTAACCTGTTGGATGGTGATTGA
- a CDS encoding carbohydrate porin — protein MSHMMMRSRFAIVSALRTAGVTLAVVGGLLSPLAFADSPTFDCDVCDFSLACDASNCDELRCGCDGTADCGCDQMGGCVCDTHANCLTELGCLGTTRRNLADSGITFQSNITQFYFGTVSGGLDQTDRYGGHGDYVANFDLGKLGLHEGTFVKIRAEHRFGQSIVEPSGAFLPATLATELPTTESRDLYLTNFVITQALSENFIVFGGKVDSLDGDANAFAHGRGITQFSNMGFVANPIALRTVPYSSLGAGFAWLMGGEPLLSFLVMNPTDTTTSNGFDELFADGVALSAELRVPTNFGGLPGHQLFAGTYSTRNYVSLGQDPRIILPEVPIARTSDSWSLYWNTDQYLYTDRNDPTHGWGYFARAGIADDNANPVSYFLSAGIGGNSRLRGREADTFGLGYYYSGTSDELGPFIAAAVGSVGDGQGVEAYYNIQATRNLAITPDAQWISQARESIDDAWLLGVRANLAF, from the coding sequence ATGAGTCACATGATGATGCGGTCTCGCTTCGCCATCGTTTCCGCTTTGCGAACTGCGGGCGTGACGCTGGCGGTGGTAGGCGGACTGCTTTCGCCATTGGCGTTCGCGGACAGCCCCACATTCGATTGCGACGTCTGCGATTTCTCCCTGGCCTGTGATGCATCGAACTGCGATGAATTGAGATGTGGCTGCGATGGCACTGCTGACTGCGGGTGCGACCAAATGGGAGGTTGCGTTTGTGACACGCACGCCAACTGCCTTACCGAACTGGGATGCCTGGGTACGACACGGCGGAACCTGGCTGACAGCGGCATCACCTTCCAAAGCAACATCACCCAGTTCTATTTCGGAACCGTCTCCGGCGGTCTAGACCAAACCGATCGCTACGGCGGGCACGGAGACTACGTCGCCAACTTCGACCTAGGAAAACTGGGGCTGCATGAAGGTACGTTCGTAAAGATTCGCGCCGAACATCGCTTTGGTCAAAGCATTGTCGAGCCTAGCGGTGCTTTTCTACCAGCAACACTGGCAACAGAACTCCCCACAACCGAGAGCCGAGATCTATACCTGACAAACTTCGTAATCACACAAGCACTTAGCGAAAACTTCATCGTTTTTGGCGGGAAGGTCGACTCGCTTGATGGTGACGCGAATGCCTTCGCACACGGACGCGGGATCACGCAGTTTTCAAACATGGGGTTCGTTGCCAACCCAATCGCCTTGCGAACGGTCCCCTACTCGAGTCTCGGCGCCGGATTCGCCTGGCTAATGGGAGGCGAACCCTTGCTGTCGTTCCTAGTCATGAACCCCACCGACACAACCACATCCAACGGCTTCGATGAACTGTTCGCTGACGGCGTCGCACTGTCTGCCGAACTCCGTGTGCCTACCAACTTCGGCGGCTTGCCTGGACACCAATTGTTTGCCGGAACATACAGCACGCGCAACTACGTCAGTCTCGGTCAAGACCCGCGGATCATTCTGCCTGAGGTCCCGATTGCTCGCACGTCCGACTCTTGGTCCTTGTACTGGAATACTGACCAATATCTTTACACCGACCGAAACGACCCGACCCATGGCTGGGGCTACTTCGCTCGCGCTGGTATCGCGGATGACAACGCCAACCCAGTCAGTTATTTCCTAAGCGCGGGTATCGGCGGGAACAGTCGATTGCGTGGCCGCGAGGCTGATACTTTTGGGCTGGGCTATTACTACTCTGGCACCAGCGATGAACTCGGCCCCTTCATTGCCGCAGCAGTCGGCAGCGTGGGCGACGGCCAGGGCGTCGAAGCGTATTACAACATTCAAGCGACCCGAAACTTGGCAATCACTCCCGACGCCCAGTGGATCTCGCAAGCCCGCGAATCAATCGACGACGCTTGGTTACTCGGCGTGCGAGCCAACCTGGCCTTCTAA